cgtggatgagcctggctaccctagtataactagatgcacgatggcttacaccgggattcctagaaataaccacaatggtctttttcaaggcttagctaattgaaggatttttggtatcttggcctaatccgcagggaaccgggccctagagacggaggggcacattacgcagtacacccTATAGACGGCTGTtttggaaccctaaagctgctaccgaatacactaaggtagcctacggtttccggaagactgcctacggcatGCCCTTCGAGTAGtaaagccgcgctagacttatacaaccgcacattcttgtgaaaggttaaaatAAGCTAGTGTGCATAtatgaagttttatccactgccgacatgctacgtagtcgataagcttcacatCTACCAAGcgcagaacaacctacaccaagtcctaaagtgttgtgatacttgctacgcaacctacggaattggagaaagccaagtttaacagcctagtggttacgcggacttatctgcttctgtaagtaaggcatctgactgccaaccctatggctaacaactttgcaaagttctacaccaacacctacggctgtataggctacgcgagcttgtctgcttataaaaaagtagtaTGCCTGCCACtagtctatcaagtctaaaggttaaggcatgaacaaaagaagcgaagatgaagaaaaatgaagaaaacatgtttataaataattaccaaaggccgaatgagttcaagcaaaacaagagctacaaggaaaaacaaataaaatcctaaaggctacctagaatactatagcagcttggacatcccacgactactcggtcgccactcCTTCAACAGCCACAACGCTCTTAGCAGGGGCATTATCCAGCGCTTCTCTCCCggctgccccagcctgggcactaacttctccaactatttcaccaatggaagcctcaaaagtaaaagcaagcaagtcttccggagaaatagaaaaGGTTTCGAAACCTTaagcccatcattctcacccttcagctgctcattcttctcAAGCAAAACAACACGAACGccctgcagctcatccacttccttcttcgaactttcgttgatcttcagtacaccttgaagttccaacacttggggttcaagcctatcaacgaccttcttgaagtggatcacttgattataagcagcaatcgactattcatcctttgcataagcagtaAAACGAAGCTGAGAAACtacaaactcaagatcttgaatctgaggtatgtaacatccaatctccttctctgcactttcatacttaacttagaTCGCGTCAAgcttagtcttcaagtcaacaatATCTTGGCAAAtggtctcaagctgcagagaagtggggcagaaatattagacctcttcaaagcaacaagctcagaatccaacctcttgatctcctCAGCTaaggaataagcttcagctgccatagTATTCGCCACCTCATTGGCAGCCTtgctatatatgcatcatagcaagcagagcagtccttctatattaggtcgtatgcttcgcaaatgaacttgggcaaacaacctttctactgccatcaacaaacttggcacaaacgtccatgtcttcaagcagatctagtttcaaaagcacatagatctcagcagcctccccagaagcaggcttaATGGATTTTTCACAGCTGCCCACGCGAGCAGTTTCTTCATTTCTagcaggcgaatcagtctcaACAGCAAAGGGAGTGGGCCTTAGCACCACTTttgcagcagagtccaccttatcgctattcatagtagcaagcctctccaaaggtgaaccggacttagctcccaacagaCTTCGTCACTGGGGGCATGACAGGACCTTTACAttgagcaatcctatcagcaatcgtactagccattctcgacATGGCAAGCGCCACGTGCTCAGATCTATCAGCCTcattttttcttcccattggaagaaatTATGTCAATCACAAGCATCTCGGCAGCAGGcagaccctcatgagcagcggAGGAAGTCTTCAATTTTCTAGACAGGCATCTCTTGAgtaggcggggaagatctcttatttccatcttcattcatagtaggctccacgacagcgataagacgagccaatgcatctgccttgatcctctttacctcctctTTCAGGAGCAACCCACCTTTCTCTCGGTAAAAagaactaagcagccaacgccattcACGGTACTCAGCAGAAGAGCTCAACCTAGCATTCTagcaggcaggaggcctgcatACCCAACATTCTAGCAACCCATGAGGCCCACGACCTCCTCATTTCTTTCAGTCGCCATCCTGGCCCGAGTAAGGtctaagagcccaaaggacatgagtcATGTGGCTCAtctagcactgcgccccagcgccaTAATCCGCGGCCCCAGCCGCACAAGCTACCCTTGGCTCTAGCCAAGCCAAACAACCCAAGCAATGGTCTCTGTCACGACTCTTGGCCCTTGCCAGCTGACATgtcgcaccaccccgacggctgccccgcaataacactatccaagaagaagacaagaaaaaatcaaatttttcttacatcggtgcggcacggagaagacgaagaaatcaacgaaagatagtcctttgcacgggcatgatgtagaagattgctagaggagggggaacaaatatcctctaagctctctctctcttgtagggtagaataaatcgctctccaaagttgatttaataacccactcagtgttctaaaaatcggcctaggcgcTGGGCGGTGGCTGGCCGCGGGGATTAACTCAAAATCGGGAGCAAAATCGGGACAGGAATTAGGCAGCTGCCGAGATGGCATGGGCGGCCTAGGCGATCCAGGAATTTCAGTTTGTTCTGTTTTCAAGAATGCAGATCAACTGCATATTGCCTTTCTGGGTTTTTGCTTCATGGTTTGGTGAAGAAGACAAAAGGTTGAAAATGATGAGAAatgactttctctctcttcctttcacaCCGTGTACACTCTACgtacttttattatttaaattttcttttagtttaccTCCAATCAAGTTTTGACAGCATGCATCAAGTTGCTTGCTTTTTGTAAAAAAGTCATAGGTTGTCAGTCCTATTTTTCGTAAAAAATAATGGTGTGTCAGTCCTTACACAATTAGAGCAACCCTAGAACTGTCTGATCCACGTCCTTTGTCCAATAAGATCTAAgcaagattttaaaggattctTAAGACTTTTGATGTGACTTTGCATGGgtgcataaaccaaagagctaTTGAAGCCTAAACCCTAAAGTTTGCTATCTCTGACTGCTTTTTCTCACAACACCATTTAAGTCATGGCATTACTTTTAGGGATTTGATTTGCTTTTAAATTAATTGGTATGGCTCTCTTCAGCACGTGTCCCATCGAGTATATTTGAcatctttatttctttttaaattaaacataaattaatatgatctctaaaaaatatttttccttttttaaattACTATGAACCTCCCACATATTCACATCAGAATTTTCTCTTTACTATGAACCACCCAACCCACTAAGTGGGattttcacttttatttttttaaaattagatataatcattcaaaatgttttaagttatatggcatatatgcttaatttgtttttaaaatttggacttgttggatactttttttgcattttatccatagatttcatacaagtataattttttgtaagtgtcaatatgcacttatttacaagatatacaagaaatttacctaaatccgcctaggccgctTAGGAGTCCGCCTAGACTTCGGCTagctgcctaggcgctaggcgctagcccaccgcccgactagcgcctagcgttttttagaaccttgaacccacttaaggtggacttaaataggctttgagagaaatttatttccctttcctagaaggacctaatttcctattaaagagggaatctacatcaaaatagaaagttgtcctacgtttcctaaagcaagatgatctctacacctactgccctttcctacgagcagcccaacaggtgtgggggcatttgtggagccaaaaataatcacaaggcgacacatggatttttggacaaaagaggacaaaaatacccttgaggtacaacgggattcctacgctcgagcagcgggcaatcatccttcaaccaaatcaaaagtgcccaaaataggtaacaaattcaaagttatgtcatccatcctcatcctatattttccacaaggtaattatttcataaccttcaaaacatcccATACAAATTACATAACCCTCAAAATATTTATTCCAAAAATGTGTTGATTaaccaattaatggattaattgcctaattaatccattaaatcacacattaaaccaTAAGTTACACCCTAAAAAACATCCAAGGGCCGGccacattttctctaaagaggaccggccaccctatccctataaataggcttccattttcaccaaaagatcattccaacacacttgcaaaattctcaatactctccaaacacttttctctctaaattctaactttggcatcggaggttcttcggccaaagcccccccccattcatcgttggtgcatgaggctcttggccttgaccctaaggtgttaattgttttgtaggtgcaattttgtccaagatcaatgaggaagaaatttgcatccacacctaCCATACGTAATAATAcatgtaaaataatttaccaAAATAAAGGAATGTTGATTGATTGCACACGTcgtataataataataaaatgttccTAGAATATGTAATaatatatgcaaaataatttacctacaaaataaaggaATGCTTTAAGCCAAGTGTTGCATTGGGTTATATCAAaagaactgttttttttttttttttttgggaaatgttTGGATTGAAACGACATTTTCATTATGGAATCAGAACTTTCTTTTAAAGGACAAAGTATAGGATATTTATAAAGATACTTGTAGGATGAGCTATTAACTCATCTAAGGCAACAACTTAATATCACACTAActataaatatatgtatatcaTATTCGCATTCGTGTAAGTCGAACATGGAAACTTCTCCAACCAAGATTGAGTTCGCTATCAATTCTTGTGTGCTTTTATGAAGTCGATAGATAAGAGAGGGGATAATATCTAAGACCATCTtcaaagaagatgtcaaataTGCCAAATATGATTAAAAAACATTCAAGTGTTCTCCAATGGATATGTCATATATGATGTGACATGTGAGTTATTTGACTCCTTACTTTCTAGCTGCCTTTTTTAcagcaaacaaagaaggagtcaaatatatttaatttatttttttaatacacgGGTCCCATTAACAACCAATagaatacaaactaaaactaattttgattattttttaatagttaatgtaactctaggcccaataaaataataaaataaatatttgacacaTCCATTGGAAAACAAGAAGATTTAgcatttgtatttaatttgccACATCagccatcaaataaaattttgacatactatatttgatatattatttgaAGATGCTCTAACTGTTTTAATATTAAGTTCTTGTACCTTTAAACAATTGTCCCCCACCACTAAAGTCAACAGTCAATACAATGCAAAAGTCTCCTTTCTTCGAGACGTCGATCATTGTACATTTACATGTATTATATATTTGTGTATATGTATTATACATGCATGGCTGTGCTTAGTACCAGATTCCAAAGCACACAACTGAAACCCTAAAATTATTCTCTTCTACAACCTTGCCATGAACTCATTTATATCTCTACTTCTATTCCTTCTACCAATCATCTCTCTATTTATCACAACCTCAGTTTCTGGTTCACCCTTGAAAATCCCAAGGCTGAGTCCTACTGGAGGAACATTTGTACATGGAAATTATTTTgcaaatgaaaatgattttgaaaCATTTTACTACACCCAAACACTTGACCATTTCAACTTCAGGCCCGATAGCTTCACTACTTTTCAACAAAGATATTTGATCAACTCCAAGTACTGGGGTGGCTCCAATGTTAGTGCACCAATATTGGCTTACTTGGGCGCAGAAGACTCAATTGACACCGATCTTGCTATTATCGGCTTTCTCAGTGAAAACGCCAATCAGTTCCAAGCTCTCCAGATATTCATTGAGGTATGTACAAAAGAATTTCCGGGCGCAACATAGAACTAAGGGAAGTAGTTTCTTGCCGGACATTAATTAACATGTAATAAGATTATTATTAATTTGGACTGTTGATCAAGTGAGTTCTATTGCATTACTCAGTCTGAGACACTTATTTTTCTCATCAGCACCGGTACTATGGGAAATCAATCCCGTTCGGATCAAGGGAAGAAGCATTTAAAAATGCAAGCACTATTGGGTACTTCAATTCAGCCCAGGCAATAGCAGATTATGCAGAGATCCTCATACATGTAAAGAAGCAACTTCACGCTGAAGATTCTCCGGTGATTGTTATCGGTGGATCATACGGTGGAAGTGAGTGACTGCACATTCACCTTCACGAATATTGTTTTAGTAATTAAGATAGGTAACTTTTTGGCCATGTTTTTTATTCTCccttttgattttcaatttttgatacaGTGCTTGCTTCATGGTTTCGGCTCAAATATCCCCATGTCGCAGTGGGAGCTCTAGCATCGTCAGCACCAATTCTTTACTTTGATAACATTATCCCACCAGAAAAGGGATATTATTCCATTGTGACCAAGGATTTTCAAGTAAAGTCTTTCTCTTTGATGACGTTTTAACATCAATGTGTCATCAATTGGAGTTATATAACTTTTTGGAATGCATGTGCAGGAAGCGAGTGAGACTTGCTACCAAACAATAAAGAAATCATGGTCTGAAATTGATGAAATTGCCTCTAAGCATGGAGGCCTCTCAATTCTTAGCAAGAAGTTCCACACTTGCAGGTTAGTGTAGCAAACCTTGACATTGTATGTTGGGATTTACATAATTTCTGGACTAGTTAGCTAGCTTGATATTTCTTTGTGTCATTAAGaattatttgtacttttttcaTTTACACAAGTCAGGGCCGGTCCAGAGATTTTTAAGGCCCGGGGCGACGTAAAAAAATGTGCCCtcatttcatataaaaaaatatttgttttaacACGTAAGAcatcaataaaattatatttagaaaaacacttcaaactcaataatttagaaacacggaataattaatttattttgtatcaagAGAAGGAAACTAAAAAACTTCGGGCTTATAAGTAGATAGattatgagttttgttttccatctgaacttttaaagtgtttttgtataaatcgtgagttattttttcttatttactaacctcgtcaatataagactaaaaaaatatttatttttttgagtctttaaggatatgtataagtaatgaatgaacactaaattaaatattttgatgacacgtaatattatttgcaaatttggtctaaaaatttaGTCTGTGCATTACTCTTTGCTGAATATTTGACTTGAATTGGaatgaatatttaaaaatagcaacccacatagctactagctagtaaataaattaacaaccaaacaaaaatttgtaaaaattgaaaaaaaaaataaacatgcacatagcatttcgaacttaggacctctcattaattttaaacaacaaaaaccattgcttctaattaaacttcttgatcatttagccaaattttataaatttatactattatgaaaagaaattttaaaaaattggaatgtaaataagcacacatggtgttttgaacaTAAGACCTCCTCAttcattttaaacaacaaaaccaccagttctagttaaatttctttatcactaaaccaaattttataaatttatactcttataaaaacatatataaatatatcaccctaataattttggtgcccccaaTTTTTTTGGGCCCCGGACGGTTGCCCTGCCCGCATTGTGCCTGGGCCGAGCCTGACATAAGTCTGGGGAAACTTTATTGTTATTGAGAAATTGGCTGaaacgataaaaaaaaatacaaatctcAGTTGATGAATTTGTTACTTTTTGAGATTTGTTGATATCTCATTATTTGATGATCatttcaacatttgagatttataaACAGAATTGTTACTAAcactccaaaattctcattttacactctaaacttattatatttagaaagaaaattacATTTGTGAGGGTtgaaaaatgagatttttagagtgtcaataacagTTTCGTTTATAAAAAGCCTCATTTTAGTCAATTTCCCAAGATTAATGATCACTtattaattcattgttttattgttttttagtttGTTGAACAATTCTTCTGAGCTGAAGGACTACTTGCAGTCGGTCTATGCTCGGGCAGCTCAATACGATCATCCACCAAGATATCCAGTTACTGTTGTCTGTGGAGGAATTGATGGAGCTTCTTCTGGAAATGATACTCTAAGCAAAATATTTGCAGGCCTTGTTGCATACACAGGAAACAGGTCGTGCTATGTTAATCAACCCGGAAACCTATCTGAAACAGATATAGGGTGGAGATGGCAGGTAATTAGTTACATCAATTTAGTTATCTTGTCACCATCtcataattgattaattatgacAAACTTAAAAAGTAATACCAATGCTTGCATGCATTACAAGACCAATTTTATAGCTCaaattttttgttcaattttgtatttattttacaatttactATTATTAGGAGAAGGTGGAGAGTTAGAAACTACTACAATAATTTAGGAAGGGAGGAGTTTCGAACTAGAGACTTATAGGCAGAAATCCAACACCTTATCTACTAGGATATTAATGTTAAGGATAAACATTTAAACATCaactagattttttttaattaaggcGGAGGAGGGCGTTTGAATCTAAAACCCCTTCAACCCTTGGAAGGATCTTTTTAGCAT
This window of the Malus domestica chromosome 03, GDT2T_hap1 genome carries:
- the LOC103423856 gene encoding uncharacterized protein, whose protein sequence is MNSFISLLLFLLPIISLFITTSVSGSPLKIPRLSPTGGTFVHGNYFANENDFETFYYTQTLDHFNFRPDSFTTFQQRYLINSKYWGGSNVSAPILAYLGAEDSIDTDLAIIGFLSENANQFQALQIFIEHRYYGKSIPFGSREEAFKNASTIGYFNSAQAIADYAEILIHVKKQLHAEDSPVIVIGGSYGGMLASWFRLKYPHVAVGALASSAPILYFDNIIPPEKGYYSIVTKDFQEASETCYQTIKKSWSEIDEIASKHGGLSILSKKFHTCSLLNNSSELKDYLQSVYARAAQYDHPPRYPVTVVCGGIDGASSGNDTLSKIFAGLVAYTGNRSCYVNQPGNLSETDIGWRWQTCSDMVIPISISNDTMFQPHLYDLEAYIKSCKAKYGVPPRPRWATTYFGGHDIKLALHRFASNIIFSNGLRDPYSSGGVLEDISRTVVAVHTKNGSHCLDILRANHTTDPGWLVEQRKTEVHIIKGWLVKYYADLHAFK